The following coding sequences lie in one Panicum virgatum strain AP13 chromosome 6N, P.virgatum_v5, whole genome shotgun sequence genomic window:
- the LOC120677403 gene encoding tryptophan decarboxylase 1-like — MGSIDANPAAFEAFAVDGFQPLNADDVRSYLHKSVDFIYDYYKSVESLPVLPAVEPGYLRRQLQPAPPTSSAPFDVVMKEVREAVVPGMTHWASPNFFAFFPSTNSAAAIAGELIASAMNTVGFTWQANPAATEMEVLALDWLAQLLRLPASFMNRSTGGAARGTGGGVILGTTSEAMLVTLVSARDAALRRVGSDGVAGITRLTVYAADQTHSTFFKACRLAGFDPANIKSIPTGADTDYALDPTKLLEIMQADVDAGLVPTYICATVGTTSSNAVDPVGAIADVAARFSAWVHIDAAYAGSACICPEFRHHLAGVERVDSISMSPHKWLMTCLDCTCLWVRDTHRLTGSLETNPEYLKNDASESGTVTDLKDMQVGVGRRFRGLKLWMVMRTYGAAKLQEHIRSDVAMAKMFEDAVRADDRFEVVVPRNFALVCFRIKPQGAMTEEDADAANRELMERLNRTGKAYLAHTAIGGKFVLRFAVGSSLQEERHVRSAWELIKKTTAEIINKGEVDSRY; from the coding sequence ATGGGCAGCATTGACGCCAACCCCGCCGCCTTCGAGGCGTTCGCCGTCGACGGCTTCCAGCCGCTCAACGCCGACGACGTCCGCTCCTACCTCCACAAGTCCGTCGACTTCATCTACGACTACTACAAGTCCGTGGAGTCCCTGCCCGTGCTCCCGGCCGTCGAGCCGGGGTACCTGCGCCGCCAGCTGCAGCCCGCGCCGCCCACCTCATCGGCGCCCTTCGACGTCGTCATGAAGGAGGTCCGCGAGGCCGTGGTCCCGGGGATGACGCACTGGGCCAGCCCCAACTTCTTCGCCTTCTTCCCCTCCACCAACAGCGCAGCCGCCATCGCCGGGGAGCTCATCGCCTCCGCCATGAACACCGTCGGCTTCACCTGGCAGGCCaaccccgccgccaccgagaTGGAGGTGCTCGCGCTCGACTGGCTCGCGCAGCTCCTGCgcctgccggcgagcttcatgaaccgcagcaccggcggcgccgcccgcggcaCCGGGGGCGGCGTCATCCTCGGCACCACCAGCGAGGCCATGCTCGTCACGCTCGTCTCGGCGCGCgacgccgccctgcgccgcgtcGGCTCCGACGGCGTCGCCGGGATCACCAGGCTCACCGTGTACGCCGCCGACCAGACGCACTCCACCTTCTTCAAGGCCTGCCGCCTCGCCGGCTTCGACCCGGCCAACATCAAGTCCATCCCGACCGGGGCAGACACCGACTACGCCCTCGATCCGACGAAGCTGCTCGAGATCATGCaggccgacgtcgacgccggCCTCGTGCCGACCTACATCTGCGCCACGGTCGGCACTACCTCCTCCAACGCCGTCGACCCAGTGGGCGCCATTGCCGACGTCGCCGCCCGGTTCAGTGCGTGGGTGCACATCGACGCCGCCTACGCCGGCAGCGCGTGCATCTGTCCGGAGTTCCGGCaccacctcgccggcgtcgagcgCGTCGACTCCATCAGCATGAGCCCTCACAAGTGGCTCATGACGTGCCTCGACTGCACCTGCCTCTGGGTGCGCGACACGCACCGGCTCACCGGCTCGCTGGAGACGAACCCGGAGTACCTCAAGAACGACGCCAGCGAGTCCGGCACCGTCACCGACCTCAAGGACATGCAGGTCGGCGTCGGCCGCCGCTTCCGGGGCCTCAAGCTCTGGATGGTCATGCGCACCTACGGCGCCGCCAAGCTCCAGGAGCACATCCGGAGCGACGTCGCCATGGCCAAGATGTTCGAGGACGCCGTGCGCGCCGACGACCGGTTCGAGGTCGTGGTGCCGAGGAACTTCGCGCTTGTCTGCTTCAGGATCAAGCCCCAGGGCGCCATGACGGAGGAGGACGCCGACGCGGCCAACCGCGAGCTCATGGAGCGCCTTAACAGGACCGGGAAGGCGTACCTGGCGCACACGGCGATCGGCGGCAAGTTTGTGCTGCGGTTCGCGGTGGGGTCGTCGCTGCAGGAGGAGAGGCACGTCCGGAGCGCGTGGGAGCTCATCAAGAAGACGACCGCCGAGATCATCAACAAGGGAGAGGTCGATAGTCGATACTGA